The Pocillopora verrucosa isolate sample1 chromosome 2, ASM3666991v2, whole genome shotgun sequence genome has a segment encoding these proteins:
- the LOC131771029 gene encoding otoferlin isoform X1 — protein sequence MSLLLLLKTCSNLRGKSDRIARVTFRGVTYQTSVIENCSEADWDEDFEWPLESPLDPSEFIEIEVYNFNKIFNNRLVGVFRMVLQKLIQDGHLEVRESLIDMNNTVLKANVELELQYNPPEGNVSQWVNNINDSLDAPPHVGYMPDGHYQMDPYNPDPYGRKEERRASFMGSTFGSKASKSQSMTSLTSGGQRHHSRKESMPASFGGGGRLITPGEGGMGGSPFDAMLKGGEGLGSRRGSQISMQSDRSMSMKCSHAHPRVRAEKKMSVREQDYQIQIRILEGRQLAGTQIDPVCTVNVGNQKKSTTVKEQTNCPFWDEFFVFDFKMPPMVLFDKIINFQVFTGRHLVSQGNLIGAFKLDIGTVYAQPDHRFCRRWAVMTDPEETLGASGAGIKGYLKVDITVLGKGDPAKEPPGIKDSDDDIEGNLLLPEGVPAERPKARIIVKIYRAEGLPKMNSGLMANVKKAFTGEVRDLVDPYVEVCFAGHKARTTVKKNTYEPKWNEQIVFSELFPPLCRRMKVQLKDSDSVSDEVIGTHFIDLSRISNDGANGWLSEVYIPGSGIKVPGSIQAPVHKYPADIGFMPTFGPCWVNLYGSTRDYSLFDEHNDLNNGLGEGVAYRGRLLMAVQAEFGESASEAGIRQVEVEPTAPISDTAAGKEDQFQLYACFYEASMIERKVGDKMIQFEMSIGNYGNTIDGQSLAGEVVDEVRKNGENPFIHPLTPPVRPVTNDRQYYHIPWEDSKPCAHVKFTWQDHRRRLYNSNVLLKICERLEDGLTDCLERVKMDLPNTYRWLSRVLAELINGCNQYLNLVKSMPSSSHVGRTKLDKERLKLCQYEVESVCQSAQELKGSTRDDGHIKDNLKAANALLQRLLNIAIEPQETTPDVFIWMLCGGKRVAYTRIPSQHIIYSLVEEERGKDAGRMQTVFLRLPGKRGDGPKGWAIQAKLNIMIWLGLHKHKKDYLKDAPKGYQTPKNAHKLMAPPPNHLIYTEKQKFLLRAHTYQARSLIGSDASGLSDAFARVIFTHLVADTRVIWETRSPTWDQMLVFRDLILWGDVNEIAVNPPTIVVEVFDKDIGGDSEFIGRALARPIVKMACEPYEKPFFPPALEWFQIFRGEEKAGELLAAFELLQLSEGTCFLPTEVEPVNTPDGPITPVPDGIRPVMRKHRIEALFWGVREMKRINLTTVDRPQVDIDLAGHVIQSTVITNAKKNPNFQNPVIFFDVELPENERYCPPLTIRVRDCRTFGRFTLVGTHVLNSLHRYLQTGEKEKEKLEKAEAVVGVGNTTSRPTSPVPNAPADVAIEIDEDPPDAADSEPLLYAYTLKEKKKKAEGGGGEGKGEKGKGKEDDDGEDALDWWSRYYETLKDRERNERNEEQKSSRPSKKKDKREEESEEEKLKKKIPRLTIFDSELENLLEYNGFNDWLHSFPLYRGKKTSEDDDDDHRIVGKFKGSLKVWKYPLPEHVEMDPIVGTFLKLPSNEPVNVLVRVYVIKAVNLHPSDVNGKADPYLVVTLGKHKVRDRDNYVSKQLNPVFGRCFEFEAIIPMDSVLTVGVYDWDLVGSDDLIGESKVDLENRFYSKHRPTCGLQESYATFGFNKWRDPMRPTQVLAKICKDEGLDGPHYSTGRVRIDNKVFGATSQVLEESGHFKQSDEPVALKALRGFHTLKRGFNLVPEHVETRSLYNPEKPGVEQGKIEMWVDMFPMDMPSPGAPVDITPRKPTTYELRVVIWNTEDVLLEESNILTGEKCSDIFVKGWLEGMKEDKQQTDVHYRSLTGEGNFNWRFIFPFQYQKAEERIVITRKASFFSWDESEEKVPARLHLQVWDADAFSADDFIGDLTLDLTRMPRGAKSAKTCTLDLLKQDGSVPQISFFKIKHIKGFWPFTVNTDEEVPELAGKVEAELELLTQEEAEKKPAGRAREDPQALEKPNRPDSTFTWFMNPFKSLKYLLWNNYKMCLIKFLVIGLLVALMGLFFYSMPGYTVKKIFGA from the exons GTGTAACATATCAGACAAGTGTTATTGAAAACTGTTCTGAAGCTGATTGGGATGAG gACTTTGAGTGGCCTTTGGAGAGTCCACTGGACCCCAGTGAATTCATTGAAATTGAAGTTTACAACTTTAACAAAATCTTCAACAACAG ACTGGTTGGAGTGTTTCGCATGGTACTCCAAAAGCTCATTCAAGATGGGCATTTGGAAGTTAGAGAAAGTCTTATTGACATGAACAACACAGTACTCAAG GCCAATGTTGAACTTGAGTTACAGTACAACCCTCCTGAAGGAAATGTATCCCAGTGGGTGAATAATATCAATGATTCCCTTGATGCCCCACCCCATGTTGGTTATATGCCTGATGGGCATTACCAGATGGACCCATACAACCCTGACCCATACGGGAGAAAAGAGGAAAGGAGGGCATCATTCATGGGAAGCACATTTGGCAGCAAGGCATCAAAGAGCCAGTCTATGACGAGCCTCACCTCTGGAGGCCAGCGGCATCATAGTCGAAAGGAGTCAATGCCTGCTTCCTTTGGAGGAGGTGGACGCCTGATCACACCTGGCGAGGGTGGAATGGGTGGATCACCTTTTGATGCAATGTTGAAAGGAGGTGAAGGACTTGGAAGCCGAAGAGGATCACAGATCAGTATGCAGAGTGATAGAAGCATGAGCATGAAGTG CAGTCACGCCCATCCAAGAGTAAGAGCGGAGAAGAAAATGTCAGTTAGAGAACAGGATTATCAG aTACAAATTCGGATTCTTGAGGGAAGGCAACTCGCAGGTACCCAGATTGATCCTGTCTGTACTGTAAATGTCGGCAATCAAAAGAAGAGTACAACTGTAAAAGAACAGACCAACTGCCCCTTCTGGGACGAG TTTTTCGTCTTTGATTTCAAGATGCCTCCTATGGTTTTGTTTGACAAGATCATCAACTTCCAG GTTTTCACTGGAAGGCATTTAGTCAGTCAGGGTAACCTGATTGGGGCGTTCAAG CTGGATATAGGAACTGTTTATGCTCAACCAGATCACAGATTCTGCCGCAGATGGGCAGTGATGACAGATCCTGAAGAAACACTGGGGGCTTCTGGTGCAGGTATCAAG ggTTATCTGAAAGTGGACATCACTGTGCTTGGGAAAGGTGATCCTGCAAAG GAACCTCCAGGCATTAAGGACAGTGATGATGATATTGAAGG GAATCTTCTACTGCCTGAAGGAGTTCCTGCTGAAAGACCAAAAGCCAGGATTATAGTCAAAATTTACAGAGCTGAAGGATTGCCAAAGA tgaatagTGGTCTCATGGCCAATGTCAAGAAAGCATTCACAGGAGAG GTGCGAGACCTTGTGGACCCATATGTGGAAGTTTGTTTTGCAGGACACAAA GCCAGAACAACTGTTAAGAAGAACACATATGAACCAAAATGGAATGAACAGATCGTTTTCTCAGAGTTG TTTCCTCCACTTTGCAGAAGAATGAAGGTTCAACTAAAGGATAG TGACTCTGTTTCTGATGAAGTGATTGGCACACATTTCATTGACCTCTCCAGGATATCTAATGATGGTGCTAATG GGTGGCTATCAGAGGTCTATATTCCAGGCTCGGGCATAAAAGTTCCTGGCTCAATTCAGGCTCCTG TTCATAAATATCCAGCTGATATTG GTTTTATGCCCACATTTGGTCCATGCTGGGTGAACCTTTATGGATCTACAAGGGATTACTCACTGTTTGATGAACACAACGATCTAAACAATGGACTG GGAGAAGGTGTGGCTTACAGAGGGAGACTGTTGATGGCTGTACAAGCAGAGTTTGGAGAATCTGCATCAGAGGCTGGAATCCGTCAGGTGGAGGTGGAACCAACAGCTCCTATCTCTGAT actGCAGCTGGAAAAGAGGATCAATTTCAATTATATGCCTGTTTTTACGAGGCCAGCATGATTGAGAGAAAAGTTGGCGACAAGATGATACAATTTGAGATGAGCATTG GTAACTATGGGAACACAATTGATGGACAGTCTCTAGCGGGTGAGGTAGTGGACGAGGTACGCAAAAATGGCGAGAACCCATTTATCCACCCACTTACACCACCTGTCAGACCAGTGACCAATGACAGACAGTATTACCATATACCGTGGGAGGACTCGAAGCCCTGTGCACACGTGAAGTTTACTTGGCAGGATCATCGTAGACGACTCTACAACTCTAACGTGCTGCTAAAGATCTGTGAAAGACTG GAGGATGGTTTGACTGACTGTCTGGAGAGAGTGAAGATGGACTTACCCAACACCTACCGATGGCTCAGTCGAGTTCTTGCAGAACTCATCAACGGATGCAA TCAATATCTCAATCTGGTGAAGTCTATGCCATCCTCCTCTCATGTTGGACGCACCAAGCTGGACAAGGAGCGACTGAAGCTGTGTCAATACGAGGTAGAGTCTGTGTGTCAGTCAGCGCAGGAGCTGAAGGGGAGCACAAGGGATGATGGTCACATCAAAGACAATCTCAAGGCTGCCAACGCACTTCTTCAAAGACTTCTTAACATTGCTATTGAG CCACAAGAAACAACGCCTGATGTGTTCATCTGGATGCTGTGTGGAGGCAAACGAGTGGCTTACACCCGCATTCCCAGTCAGCACATAATCTACTCTTTAGTGGAAGAAGAGAGAGGAAAAGATGCAGGCAGAATGCAAACTGTGTTTTTGAGG CTTCCTGGTAAGCGTGGTGACGGACCTAAAGGATGGGCTATTCAGGCCAAACTGAATATCATGATCTGGCTCGGTCTGCACAAACACAAAAAGGATTATCTGAAAGATGCCCCGAAAGGATACCAGACG CCAAAGAACGCTCACAAATTGATGGCCCCTCCGCCAAATCACCTTATCTACACAG AAAAACAGAAGTTCCTTTTGCGGGCACATACATACCAGGCGAGAAGTTTGATTGGCAGTGATGCATCTGGACTTTCAG ATGCCTTTGCCCGAGTGATCTTCACACACCTTGTGGCTGACACCCGAGTGATCTGGGAGACAAGGAGTCCAACATGGGACCAGATGCTGGTGTTTAGAGACTTGATTCTGTGGGGAGATGTTAACGAAATTGCCGTCAACCCTCCAACCATTGTAGTTGAAGTATTTGACAAAGATATTGGA GGTGATTCTGAGTTCATTGGTCGTGCGTTGGCCAGACCAATTGTAAAGATGGCTTGTGAACCTTACGAGAAGCCGTTCTTTCCGCCAGCATTGGAGTGGTTCCAGATTTTCAGAGGAGAGGAGAAAGCTGGAGAACTACTAGCTGCATTTGAACTCCTGCAG CTATCTGAGGGCACATGCTTCTTACCTACTGAAGTCGAACCTGTCAACACTCCTGATGGACCAATCACACCCGTTCCTGACGGCATCAGGCCTGTTATGAGGAAGCACAGAATTGAG GCTTTGTTCTGGGGCGTCCGTGAAATGAAAAGGATAAATCTGACCACAGTGGATAGACCTCAAGTGGACATCGATCTTGCTGGTCATGTTATACAATCCACTGTCATCACAAATGCCAAGAAAAATCCCAACTTCCAGAACCCAGTCATCTTTTTTGATGTG GAACTACCTGAGAATGAGCGTTACTGCCCACCGCTGACCATCCGTGTTAGAGACTGTCGTACATTCGGTCGCTTTACACTGGTTGGGACTCATGTCCTGAATTCACTACACCGCTACTTACAGACTggagagaaagagaaggagaaactGGAGAAAGCAG AAGCCGTCGTAGGAGTAGGGAACACTACTTCTCGTCCAACCTCGCCAGTTCCCAATGCACCGGCTGATGTGGCAATAGAGATTGACGAGGATCCTCCTGATGCAGCGGATTCTGAGCCTCTG CTCTATGCCTATACACTCAAG gagaaaaagaagaaggccGAGGGAGGGGGAGGTGAGGGGAAAGGCGAGAAAGGAAAAGGTAAAGAGGATGATGACGGCGAGGATGCATTGGACTGGTGGTCACGGTACTATGAGACACTGAAGGACCGTGAACGGAATGAGAGGAATGAGGAACAGAAATCATCGAGGCCTTCAAAGAAGAAAGACAAGAGAGAGGAAGAATCAGAGGAAGAGAAGTTGAAGAAGAAGATTCCCAGGCTAACG ATTTTTGACTCAGAATTAGAAAATTTGCTAGAGTACAACGGCTTCAACGACTGGCTTCATTCTTTCCCACTCTACCGCGGCAAGAAGACAAGTGAAGATGACGACGATGACCACAGGATTGTGGGGAAATTCAAG GGCTCCCTGAAAGTGTGGAAGTACCCCCTGCCTGAGCACGTAGAAATGGACCCAATAGTTGGCACATTCCTGAAGTTGCCCAGCAATGAGCCCGTCAATGTGCTTGTACGGGTTTACGTTATCAAG GCCGTCAATCTGCATCCCTCAGATGTGAATGGAAAG GCTGATCCCTATCTAGTGGTTACGCTCGGAAAACACAAAGTGAGGGACCGAGATAATTATGTGTCAAAGCAGCTCAATCCTGTGTTTGGAAG ATGCTTTGAATTCGAGGCGATCATCCCCATGGATTCAGTATTGACTGTTGGCGTGTATGACTGGGATCTAGTTGGAAGTGATGACCTCATTGGGGAGAGCAAAGTCGACTTGGAGAACAGATTCTACAGCAAACATCGACCCACGTGTGGTTTGCAGGAAAGTTATGCAAC ATTTGGATTCAACAAATGGCGCGACCCAATGCGCCCGACCCAGGTCCTTGCTAAGATCTGCAAAGATGAGGGTCTGGACGGACCTCATTACTCCACGGGAAGAGTTCGAATTGACAACAAAGTGTTTGGCGCCACTTCACAAGTTCTTGAGGAAAGTG GTCATTTCAAACAGTCAGATGAACCTGTTGCTCTGAAAGCCTTGCGTGGTTTCCATACGCTGAAGAGAGGCTTCAATCTGGTGCCAGAACATGTGGAGACCCGGTCTCTGTACAACCCAGAGAAACCTGGAGTGGAGCAG GGTAAAATTGAGATGTGGGTGGACATGTTCCCAATGGACATGCCTTCTCCTGGTGCCCCTGTGGACATTACTCCAAGGAAACCAACAAC TTATGAGCTGCGAGTGGTTATCTGGAACACGGAGGATGTCCTTCTTGAGGAATCCAATATCCTGACAGGAGAGAAATGCAGTGACATCTTTGTCAAAGGTTGGCTCGAGGGAATGAAAGAGGACAAGCAACAAACAGATGTGCATTACAGGTCCCTCACTGGTGAAGGCAATTTCAACTGGCGCTTCATCTTTCCATTCCAGTACCAGAAGGCAGAAGAAAGGATTGTTATTACTCGAAAG GCCAGTTTCTTCTCTTGGGACGAATCAGAGGAGAAAGTTCCTGCCAGACTGCATCTGCAAGTATGGGATGCAGACGCCTTCTCGGCTGACGATTTCATTG GTGATCTGACGCTTGACCTCACGCGCATGCCACGTGGGGCGAAGTCCGCTAAGACTTGCACGTTAGACTTACTCAAACAAGACGGCAGTGTGCCCCAGATCTCTTTCTTCAAAATCAAGCACATAAAGGGATTCTGGCCGTTTACTGTCAACACTGATGAGGAAGTGCCTGAACTGGCC GGCAAAGTTGAAGCTGAACTGGAATTACTGACACAGGAAGAGGCTGAGAAGAAACCCGCTGGACGGGCGCGTGAGGACCCGCAGGCTCTTGAGAAACCAAA CCGGCCTGATTCAACCTTCACTTGGTTTATGAACCCGTTCAAGTCCCTGAAGTATCTTCTGTGGAACAACTACAAGATGTGCCTCATCAAGTTCTTAGTCATTGGACTGCTAGTGGCCCTCATGGGCTTGTTCTTCTACTCCATGCCT GGTTATACTGTGAAGAAGATATTCGGAGCATAA